The following proteins are co-located in the Solanum pennellii chromosome 1, SPENNV200 genome:
- the LOC107027394 gene encoding NDR1/HIN1-like protein 13 — MADRVYPMDLPSSSSNPPSSNNSGEVVSPKKPSFPSPAKPIQPPAGTYVVQVPKDQIYKYPPPENSRRYESLTKRKPRRSFCCRCLCFTFSVLLFLIISIGITAGVLFLVYRPEAPKYTISSIAIKNFNVTASSKISPEFDISVRSENPNNKLGIYYRKGSSVTVVYSGVDLSAGVLPAFYQPANNVTVFQTALKGSDVVLGNAVKSTLRNEQRKGKVPFRVNIRAPVKIKIGAVKTWEVIVKVKCDLTVNVLTVKSKLVSKDCDYSVRLW, encoded by the coding sequence ATGGCGGATCGAGTATATCCTATGGATTtaccatcatcatcaagtaATCCACCGTCTTCAAACAATTCCGGCGAAGTAGTTTCACCGAAAAAACCATCATTTCCATCTCCGGCGAAACCTATACAACCTCCGGCGGGGACTTACGTAGTTCAAGTTCCGAAGGATCAAATTTACAAGTATCCTCCACCGGAGAATTCTCGCCGGTATGAGTCGCTTACTAAGCGGAAACCTCGCCGGAGCTTCTGCTGTCGTTGTCTCTGCTTCACTTTCTCTGTTCTACTTTTTCTCATTATATCAATCGGAATCACCGCCGGAGTTCTCTTCCTTGTTTACCGCCCTGAAGCACCAAAATACACCATTTCCAGCATCGCGATTAAGAATTTCAACGTCACGGCGTCGTCTAAGATCTCGCCGGAGTTTGACATTTCTGTCAGATCTGAAAATCCGAACAACAAATTAGGGATTTACTACCGGAAAGGAAGTTCTGTTACAGTGGTTTACTCCGGCGTGGATCTATCCGCCGGTGTATTGCCGGCGTTTTATCAGCCGGCGAATAATGTAACGGTTTTTCAAACGGCGTTAAAGGGTTCAGACGTTGTACTTGGAAACGCCGTTAAATCGACGTTAAGAAATGAACAGAGAAAAGGGAAAGTGCCGTTTAGAGTGAATATTAGAGCGCCGGTTAAGATTAAGATTGGGGCCGTTAAGACGTGGGAAGTTATCGTTAAAGTTAAGTGTGATTTAACGGTGAATGTTTTGACCGTTAAGTCGAAATTGGTATCTAAAGACTGTGATTATAGTGTGAGGCTTTGGTAG
- the LOC107010293 gene encoding uncharacterized protein LOC107010293: MENGFTAEDLSKIGGIATVSLLHSFIPTHWLPFSIVGRAQKWTLSRTLFVTAFGAVLHVLSTSLLGITAITISNTIAGEETVHKLASLLLVVLGGSYVILHLFGKGGHSHSHNQPMEKMAVAGLILVPALSPCATTLPVFLAVGNSSSMMVLAIIVLLFSTITVMTSLVALSFYGASQLKFQWVERYDKLLVGSVLCLVGILTLIFHDHDDVGSSGVHVHRKLSLL, encoded by the exons ATGGAAAATGGGTTTACTGCAGAAGATCTGTCGAAGATTGGAGGTATTGCTACCGTATCACTGCTTCATTCCTTCATCCCAACTCATTGGTTGCCATTTTCCATTGTGGGTCGTGCTCAAAAATGGACTCTTTCAAGAACCCTTTTCGTCA CTGCATTTGGAGCAGTATTGCACGTGTTATCCACCTCACTTCTTGGCATAACGGCAATAACGATATCAAACACAATTGCTGGGGAGGAAACAGTGCACAAACTGGCTTCCTTACTGCTTGTAGTTCTTGGTGGTAGCTATGTCATCTTACATCTCTTTGGAAAGGGTGGTCATAGCCATTCACACAATCAACCAATGGAGAAGATGGCTGTGGCAGGGCTTATACTTGTCCCTGCTTTGTCTCCTTGCGCAACCACTCTCCCTGTATTTCTTGCTGTTGGAAATTCGTCTTCCATGATGGTGCTTGCCATCATAGTTTTACTTTTCAG CACGATTACTGTTATGACCTCATTGGTGGCTCTATCATTTTATGGTGCAAGTCAACTCAAGTTTCAATGGGTGGAACGCTACGATAAGCTCCTCGTTGGTTCTGTGCTGTGTTTGGTGGGCATTTTGACCCTTATTTTTCACGATCACGATGATGTAGGTTCCTCAGGAGTCCACGTGCACAGAAAACTAAGTTTGCTGTAG